The Nitrososphaerales archaeon region ATTTTTTTCATATGACACTTACTATACGGCCCCACTTGTTTATAATATTTATTTTGAATTCGGCTGTGTCCAGAAAGCTAATTTCGCATACCATTCTTGATCTCCTGCAAATTGACTATCCCAATGTTATAGCAAATTATTCGCAACATCAGCTCCTTCCTCTGCATCCTTCTCTTCCTTGCATTCAGGTTGTTACCGAACACTCCCTTTATCACATTGAACACGCTTTCTACTAGTGATCTCTTATGGTAATGTTTGTTGAACTCATCCTCATTGTCCATGTATAACGATACCATCTGCTTCCACGCCTGACTTCCTCTAGCAT contains the following coding sequences:
- a CDS encoding transposase, which produces ARGSQAWKQMVSLYMDNEDEFNKHYHKRSLVESVFNVIKGVFGNNLNARKRRMQRKELMLRIICYNIGIVNLQEIKNGMRN